Part of the Nymphaea colorata isolate Beijing-Zhang1983 unplaced genomic scaffold, ASM883128v2 scaffold0544, whole genome shotgun sequence genome is shown below.
AAGACTGCAGCCCACTCGCTCCATCGGCGATTTTCGGCTTAAGTACGCTGAATTCAACAATCCCAAGAACTATCCTTCAGAAATGGAGTTCCAGTCGCCTCTGAAGAACTTTTCAGGAAACTACATCACTGCTATCCCTGAGGTGCAATCCTTCGACCTCACCAGCAAGCACAGGTCAGTGGTCTTGGCGTCGGATGGCCTGTGGGACAAGTTGGGCCGTCAGGAGGTGGCGTAGGTGTTTAAGAAGTATCCAATTAAATAGGTTCCGAATGTGCTGATCAACAAATGCCTGGAGAAGGCGGCAGAGGAGACGAAGATGAGCGTGCAGGAGATCAGAGCGAAGCAGcagggaaagaagagaaagatccACGATGATATCACAGTTGTTGTGCTTGACCTCACCAAACAGGCCAAATGAAGAATGATCATCATGTTATCACTGAATAGCATTTCTATATTCCCGAATTACTTTTATTTATCGAAGTTCTAAAGTATTTTAATGCTAATCAAAGTTTCTTTAAGTTTTGCTccttaatatttttaaaaggaagTATCGATTTTGTCAAACAAATATTGAATTCCATTTAAGATGCTGCTGATTTGGCCTTGAACTCATGTTTTCCTTTATTTAGTGCATCTCAATGTAATCAgattagaagaaaaaaactgcGTCAATTACTTATCTAAATATGATAAGCAAATTCCTGAAAAACATAGAGATAAATATCTTTTTGATTTACTTTTATTGTTTCGAAAAGTTTCCTCCTCCAACGTTAGCTAATAATCAATCTAATATTTATTAATTTGTACTAAATTAGATATGGATCATCTGCGAATCTGCTAAAGAGTGGATGTAAGCTATAATCGATTCAGAAATACAGTTAGTTTAAGGAATTGTAGCCAGAGGATCAGTAATAAGAAAGCGAAGATGAAGCAGAGGATCTTTGGCGAAAAATTGGATAAagataaatgaagaagaatCGTAAGACCCACTTCTATAGTCCCTCCATGCTGCCTTTCAAAGTATTTGAATTGAGACTCAGGCGAACGGCGAAAGGCAATGCTGCTTCATTTCCTCTACATTCAAGCCACTGTGCTAGTCCCATTCCTATCCTTCTACATATTCTAGCACATCATCGCCAGCACGTATAGCACCACTTCCAATATTGCCTTAGTTGCCTTCATCATCAGCATCAAAATTACCAAACCGTTTTTACGGATTTTCGCTGAGCACAGACTCAGAAAGATCGGGCTTCGCATGCATAAGATCCTCGTAAAGGCCGTCCTCGAAAAGACTCTCAAAGTATCCCTGCTTTCGAATAACGAGATCACAGCCAGCCAACTAGTTAAGGTCATGCAGGTTGACATGGAGAAGATAATATCATATCCTTAGATCAAGTCCACCTCCTTACCAACTTCTACGGCATGGTCTTcagcatcttcatcatcattttcctATTTGGCTGGGGCGGGTTCTGGGCATTATCGTATACGTGTGCCTTCTATCCTTTCggatttttttcagaaagaCGATTGAAGTATACGATGAGGAGCTGAGCGTCCAAACTGGCAACAGAGTGAAGCAGACTGTGGACATCTTCGGCATAATAAAGTTCATTAAGGTGGCAGCGCTCTAGATTCCTTATTTCAAGCAGCTTGTGAAGCTGCGTGAGGCAGAACTGTCAGTTTTGCATTGCAAGAACAATTTTGAAATGTTTCCTTTGTTTGCGCTAACATGCTCTATCAGGCTGGTATTGCTGACGACCTGTCTGGTGCTTATCGCTAAAGGGCAAGAGTTTAACTCAGCAGTAGTATTTACACTAAATTTTGCATTAATTAATATTAACCTCTACTACATGCTTACTGCTCTCACAAGCCTCAAAGAAGTTAAAATATCTATGAAGAATATTGATGCTGTACTCAGAACTCAAGAAATTAACACATCACATATTCACGTAGTAATGGAATACTTTAAGAAGCTGTTGTGGTTAGAAATGGCAACTTTTATTGGGATATAGAATCTAATATCTCAGGAACATAAAAACAGAGAGTAATACTGAGGGACATAAACCTGAGCATCAGGAGGGGGGAGCTGGTGAGCGTGGTGGGGCGGTACGGGAGCGGGAAGACGTCGCTGGTGAACGCGGTGCTGGGAGAGATGCGGGAGGGAGGGGGGTCTGCGGTGCGGCTGGGAGGCAGCCTGGCCTATGTCTCTCAGAAGCCGTGGATCGTCAGCGACACCCTCCGAAACAACGTCCTCTTCGGCGCTCCCTTCGACCCCGACCGCTACGCCGCCGCCCTGCACTTCGCCTCCCTGCACTTCGCCTCCCTCAAGGCCGACCTCGACTCGCTGAGTAGGGGCGACGCTACGCTCATCGGCGAGCGCGGGTGCACCCTCTCGGGCGGGCAGCGTGCGCGGGTGTCGTTGGCGCGCGCGCTGTACTCCGGCGCCGACGTCCTTCTCTTGGACGATATCCTGAGCGCAGTCGACGCCCACGTCGccgccttcctcttcttcgAAACCCTCAAAAAGCATTTAAGGGGAAGGACCGTCCTCCTCATCACCCACGCCCTCCACTTCGTCCAGCACACCGACCGCATCCTCCTCATGGACGCCCTCACCCTCGCCGCCCAGGGCACCTTCGAACAGCTCAAGCACCACCCCTTCTCGAACAGGTCACAGCTTCTCTAAATAAATCTTCAAGACATCATGAAGAGATTCAATTATATCAACCTGGATAAGCTCAATATGACTTATAATTATAATAGGCTATTGAGGATAATGTAGTCGTGTAACAATTTCTGAAGAGAAGTGGAGGCATAAATTCAAGGCACTCACATTTATTCTCCTTTCAGTGGGGTTAATTCTGAACATAGCTTTGGGTTTTTGGATGAATAAATGGGCAAATTCGGTAGATTACAACGAAAGTAAATATTCTACTTTATTTTTGATAATGACTTTCCTGACAAGCACAACCTTCATGTTGCTTTTCTTCTACATCCTTCACTCGCCTGTACTCCTCAACGTCTATAAGGATATGGTAAAGCGAGCGCTCTTTGCGTCTCTCGGCTACTTCTAAAGCACTCCTATCGCCAAATTGACGCAAAGACTCTCAGGAGACCTCAACAAGCTTGATAAGGTAGTCCTCATGTAGTACTTCTCATTCACTTCCAACCTAGTCCTAGTTCTCAGCTTCATAATCTCTGTCTTCTTAATCTTCCTTACAAGCACCACATTGTCCTCCTCATCATCTTTGTCATCTTCTTAGCTATACTACTATACaagtataaaaaatatttttaagctTCTGAAGGGTATCGTCACTATGAAGATGAGCTGAAAGTTGCATATAACAGTTATTATGTGTAGCTGATCCAGGGACAATCAATCATTCGTGCTTTTggaaaagtagaagaaaaataaaactaatttttgaaaatcatcAACTATTTTGTAAGACAAAGAAGTCATAAATGGAATTGACTCTATAATCACTTCATGTTGTCATTATCTTCCACTTTCTACCTTACCATTcttcttgtctttttcttttatgtccGAAAATTCAATGAGTATGACGTTTCTTACTTTTAAATATACTTTGTATGGAATAATTATTGCAAAGGGCCAATAAAACGTCATGTAATTCCTGGTCAAGCTCAAGTGCCTTACCAAATGTGAATAGCTGGCCAACATCCCAACGTAAGACGGGTACAGGTCCCTCCTGAGCGAGTGGGGGGACGACAACGAAGAGGAGATAGCGGAGAGGGTGAGCTCGCTGCGGTCGATGAGCCCCGTCACGCGGGGAGAAATCGAGTTCAGGGAGGTGCGGCTGAGCTACAGGAGGGAGATGGGGGACGTGCTGAAGGGAGTGAGCTTCAGGGTGAGGGCGGGGGAGAAGGTCGGCGTGGTGGGGCGGACGGGCAGCGGCAAGTCCACGCTCTTCCTCGCCCTCCTCCGTATCATATAACCCTACGCAGGCAGCGTCCTCATCGACGGAGTCGACGCGCGTCGCCTCAGCCTCGCCGCCCTCCGCGCCAGCGTCAACTTCATCCTCCAGGAACACTTCCTCTTCGCGGGCACCGTCCGCAGCGTACCTATGTGATTAGCCAGAACGTGGACCCGTCGGAGGAGCACAGCgaggcggaggtggaggaggcGCTGCGGCTGTGCGGAGTGTGGGAG
Proteins encoded:
- the LOC126409547 gene encoding LOW QUALITY PROTEIN: probable protein phosphatase 2C 67 (The sequence of the model RefSeq protein was modified relative to this genomic sequence to represent the inferred CDS: substituted 2 bases at 2 genomic stop codons), whose translation is MDMLLQSMTVMEDGKWNKGKFASDDELVTESIKEAFLEVEKEFLATALLSYKYGTIDHIKDLGGREEQLNRELNANNPEEQKRLRAQFPNEEDVVICKKDNNQSCYIKGRLQPTRSIGDFRLKYAEFNNPKNYPSEMEFQSPLKNFSGNYITAIPEVQSFDLTSKHRSVVLASDGLWDKLGRQEVAXVFKKYPIKXVPNVLINKCLEKAAEETKMSVQEIRAKQQGKKRKIHDDITVVVLDLTKQAK